One segment of Thermosynechococcus sp. HN-54 DNA contains the following:
- a CDS encoding DJ-1/PfpI family protein, whose protein sequence is MSGKRILMLVGDYVEDYEVMVPFQALQMVGHTVHAVCPDKVAGDMVRTAVHDFEGDQTYSEKRGHNFTLNATFAEIDPSTYDALVVPGGRAPEYLRLNPRVLEITKHFGETQKPIAAICHGLQLLAAAGVLAGKTCTAYPACGPEVVSAGGNFTSVAVDAVVVDGNLVTAPAWPAHPRWLAAFLEVLGTTISHRPLAAV, encoded by the coding sequence ATGAGTGGCAAACGCATTCTCATGCTCGTGGGTGACTATGTTGAAGACTACGAAGTGATGGTGCCTTTTCAAGCTCTACAAATGGTGGGGCATACTGTGCATGCCGTCTGTCCGGATAAAGTCGCTGGGGACATGGTTCGCACGGCAGTTCACGATTTTGAGGGGGATCAAACCTATAGTGAAAAACGGGGGCACAATTTTACGCTCAATGCCACCTTTGCGGAAATTGATCCCAGTACCTATGATGCCTTAGTGGTGCCGGGTGGCCGTGCCCCAGAGTATTTGCGCCTTAACCCACGGGTACTGGAAATCACTAAGCACTTTGGCGAGACCCAAAAACCGATTGCAGCCATTTGTCATGGGCTACAACTGCTGGCAGCAGCGGGCGTCCTTGCGGGTAAAACCTGTACGGCCTATCCTGCCTGTGGTCCTGAGGTGGTCAGTGCCGGGGGGAACTTTACCAGTGTGGCGGTAGATGCAGTGGTGGTGGATGGCAATCTGGTCACGGCGCCTGCTTGGCCTGCCCATCCCCGGTGGTTGGCGGCATTTTTAGAGGTTTTAGGAACAACGATCAGCCACCG